The genomic segment CTGCCGAGGACTCAGATCTTATTCCCGCTGGGAGTCAAATGCAACACTTGTCCCGGCTTTAGCAGTGCACCGTCAGAGCCCTCCGGCTCCCAACCTCACGCCCGTTCTTTTGGGCCATTCCAGGTGCCGCTGCACAAGCAAAATCACTCGAGAGCTGAGACGTGTGGGGAGTGACCTGCAGCCTGCGAGGTGGGACCCTGAGTCCTCAGCACCACGGGCTGTGTCCTGTCCTCTCCCATCCTTCTGTTCTGCCTTTTGGGACCCCAATTCTGATCGAGAAGGAAAAGCAACCTCACATCTCCAGGAGGAAAGATGCTTGTAGAGCATGCAAGATGCCTACAGAGCAGAAACATCATAAATATGATAAGTTAATACCAATAATCTTTGTGCAGCGAGGTATGAAAATGAGAAACCTACATTTCGTGCCGCAATAAACTTGTTTTCTGTCTGGGCATTCAATCCTGTTACTTGGAAAATtcgttgtttaaaaaaaaaagcagcagcaagtaGTTATTGAGAAGAATGATAAGAAGTAGGGAGGCTAGATGAACTAAAACAGCTGTGCtgttcttgggaaaaaaaaatggaagaagttATTCTAAATCAAAGTAAAAGTGTGTGTTTTAAATAACTGTGAAGGGACGTGCCTGAAGGCAGACGGAGCCTCTCCAAACCAGCATTTATGTCCTGGGGGGCAAGAACGGCCAGGCAGGCGGGAGGAAGCTCCAGctggactgggatgggactggccGGCCCGAGCTGCGCGCTGAGAGCTGTGCGCTGAGAGCTGAGAGCTGCGCGCTGAGAGCTGAGAGCTGCGCGCTGAGAGCTGAGAGCTGTGCGCTGAGAGCTGAGAGCTGTGCGCTGAGAGCTGTGCGCTGAGAGCTGAGAGCTGTGCGCTGAGAGCTGTGCGCTGAGAGCTGAGAGCTGTGCGCTGAGAGCTGTGCGCTGAGAGCTGCGCGCTGAGAGCTGAGAGCTGTGCGCTGAGAGCTGTGCGCTGAGCGCTGAGAGCTGTGCGGGCAGCGCACCTCCCGCTGACAAACACAGCTCCTCTGTGAATAACTCCTTCAGGCCCTCTTCTGGCTTTTACTAGAATGTGAGTGAGCTGTTTGGGTACTCAGAGCTTCGGGCAAGCgtctatttattatttaaatgtaaatacagcaAGATCAACTTCAGTTCTACTTAACTGCAAAACAACCCACCGCTAAGCGTATTGTTACATAAGCCCTAATATGATGAgttttattattacatttttctctttttaaaaacatttctctggCTCCTGGGGCTGAGCAAAACATCCTCCCTGCACGCTGGAAAGCAGCCGAAACGCAAAGCCCCCAGTTCAGCAAGGTAACCCATGAAAATGGATACTGGCTTTCAGGAAGGCAGCACCCTGGGGAAAGCCAGAGTGGGACATCGaggcattttttcctttagaatcCTTCAGTGGAGACAGCAGGAAGGTACCTAAATGGAAACTGGCTGCAGAAATATGCTCTGAGATGACACAAGGAGGAACTGATAGTGAATTCATGTCTATGGTGGAACAAAAAAGCTCACAGCAACTTACTCCTCCTGACCTGCTGGGCACAGCACACCCAGAACTGTGTCCATGCAGATGTTTCCCCTAGTTTGTCACAATCCAGACACCACACAACaactgctgctggcagcaggacaAGAGCTGACCCTGCGGCGACAAAGGGGACGTTAACGTACACCTACCTGGCTCCTGCGCTGACCACATAGAAAGGATCTCTCACCATGGGGCCAAATTCGCTGTTTTCCCTTCTCAGCAGGTCCTGGAGAGCAAAGAAAGCGTTAACAGcaagcaaaaagcaaaccaaagtaACAAAACATTGATGCTGCCTAGTAAGAAAGTACAGCATTTGCCATATACAGATGGGAGGCAAACTCTGGCATGGTGTCCTGCCTGCCAGCACCCTGTTCCTGCCTAAAATCCTGCTCACCGTTGTCAGGGGGACCGGGTGCTCATCCCCCGTGTTTTCCAGGCAAGCAAGAAGCCGAGGCGCCTCTGGCGCAGCCTTAACCAGGACGCTAAAGAGTGAATAACCTGGGCCAGCCCGGTGCCAAACCAGCACTGACATGCGGCAGAGATGCTGAATGAACAAAGCCACAGTGCTGAAAACCATCACAAAGTCTGTCACTCGGTTCTTTTGAAAGCCAAAGCGCAGGAACTACCTCTTCTTTAGGCATTTATGTCATCTAAAACCAGAGAAATTCTGCAGCTGAAATACCTTTGTGAATCTGCCTCTGTGTGCCCCAGAGGTCCCACCACAGGACACCAGGCTATTATGAGACATGAAAGCCAACGCTAAGCCTGCTTTTCAAGAGCTGGTATTCTCCCCCGTGCGATCTTTTAGCATGGAGCATTTCAGCGCCCCCTCCCCACACCCTCAGCAGTTCGCTGCTCTGGTCAGCGTGGCCGCAGAGGAGGGGGAGCGCAGATCCTGATTTAGGAGATACGCAGCCTGAGAGACtgaaaaagcagagggaaggagGCTGAGAATGTGCTCTGGAGACTGAGAGCTAATAATTCCACACGGCTATCAATTGCCTTATATCTTTAAACAAATTCCTACAGTGACACTGCAATGTGATTTACATGCAGCCTGACAGGAACATTATACACTGTACGCAAGGCCCTGAAAAACATACAGCGAGGCGGAGAAGTCGGCTGCTGCACTGGAAATACACATTTCCcacaaaaaacctgaaaagggtaaaacaaaaaataaatcacctcGTTGCTTTGGCTTTGTCCCCCACTTCTATAATTGTGGATTTGTATTGGAGACAGTTCAGAAATGCCTAATTAAGAGAGCGCTTAAACATATACTTCCCTTTCGAACAGACACTTCCAGattggtgtgtgtgtttgcagtcCAACACGCCTTCCTGAGCTAGGATGCAAGAACAGCTTTTTCACAAGTGCCTTGCTGCCTCTGGGACTAAATCCTCATTGCAGAAGCAGACACAACAGATAACAGCAAGGGCTGCTCTGGCGCTCCTGGGCCTGAGCGGAGCCCCGCGGGCGAGTCTGCACAGCTGCTCCCCCGCTCCCCCGACCAGCGCCCAACGGGCAGGAGCTCGGCCTGAAAACCTGGCAACAAGGGGGAAATAAAGACCTCAAGAGCTACCCTGTACGTGCCCTGCCCAAGGGAGGGGTTGGGCTAAAACTGAACTAGGGCTGTGTGTTGTCCAGCCTGCCACTGAAAAGTacattttagtgatttttccttttccagatgcttgtttttgttgctgctctgcctgttcCAGGAGGCAGAGAAAAGCTGCAGCTTGGCCTTCGCCCTAACTCCTTCTTAAGGACCGTCCTCCTACTAAACACAAGTGTGACAAAATCGCACAGATGAGCCTGATGCCCAGAGCCTCCTTTACATTACGTGACCCCGTATCACTTTGCTGCAGCCAGATACTCTGTTCTTGGGCCAGTAGCAAGTGCAGGAGTAGAAGGAGTTGTGTTTGATCTCAGCTGCCCAGTAAATACGCCAGACTGTCCAAACGCTCAGGCTATTTGGAGCGAGGAGCCTGTCCACACGCTCTGGTtgtttcctccctctctccgtGCTGAACGGAGCCTGGTGTGGAAATGGGGATGGGGCAGCAAATAACCCATTTGTGACCTCAGTGCCATGTTCCCAGCTGCCAAGCAGGGGACATGGAAAGAGTGGCCAGGGTCTCTGCTAAGTTTTCTCTGCAGTGTCTCCCTCCAGGGCTGGAGGCAAAACATAACGATTACCTGGCAGTGCCTGTGCTGAGCATCTCCCAGCTGTGTCAGGCACAGCCAGAGCAACTGCCAGCggcctctcagcttctctgcttCACAGCAGGAAAGCTGGGGAAGGCAGAAGAGCAGCAACAGCGTGTCACCACCTTCACGCCACCAGAAAGGTGCTCAGTGCTGAGCACAGGACGCCTCGGATGGgatgtcagcagcagcaggaacacacaCACGTTACCAGCAGATGTACTGAAATCCCAGCACCTCTGGAATCCCTGAAACAGCCCCAGCAACGAGAGCTGAACAGAAGCGGTACCCCACAGGCGAACATTTACAACAGCATGCTGGCAGTTTAAACGCGATAACTGGTCTCTATCTCAACATGCAATTATAATAACTTCTCTCTAACCAGCACAGTAATTGACTGAACATCACCCTGCTCTCTGACATCCCCTCTCTTTCCCTGGTTCAGAGGGCACCACTTGACTGAATGTACAATCCAGTTTGCACATACCTGGTGTTCCTTATCTGCCGTGGGAGACGATCTGGAACGTACATGCACAGGGACTTTCTGATTGTCGTACCTATCGAGCAAGTCTTCCACAGACATGGATTTCCCAGATTTCCTGGTGCTCGAGCGTCTTTCAAagccctgctcctgcttccCGCAGCGCGGCTGGCCCTGCGCGCCCAGCAGGTCTGTCTGTGTGCCTTTGCTGAGCTCTGCTTTGGCTCTGGAATCCCGGCACCTGTCCGTTTTCAGGCGGCTTGTGACCGAGCTGTCCTTCCgccctttcttcttctcatctCCGCTCACGTCGAAGCAGCCCATCAGTCCAGGAGGAAGGGTGGAAGATATCCGCCCCGTCCTGCACACCTGCTCTAGGGACTCTCTCCGGCGGTACAGGTTCTGGTCCTGCAGGGAATTCATGCTGGAGGCGGAGGAAAGGCTCTGGCTGTCTGGGCCACCTGCCTGTAGGTAGGAGCTGTGGGAGCgctccctcagcagccccaCGTCCTGCGAGGACGGCCGTCTCCCTGTTTTGCGCTGCATGTAGTCAGCAAGGGcgctctgctggagctgcttgAGCTCCGGCTTGGAGATGCTGGCTGTGGAGGAAGTTTTGCCATCCCTTTCAAAGATCTTACGCCGATCAGCCACCGTATTCTCTGGGAAGACAAAATGGAGCCCTTTCTTCTGGAAGGAGAAAGGTGACTGGTCCCCGTCAGAGATGCCCACCTCATTCATCTTCTCCGGCTCTGAGTACGACCGCTTCTTCTGCTCCGCCGTCAGCCGCCTTCGGCCCCCGATGCGCAAGATGTGCTGCGCCTTGGCATAGTCCATGGCGGAGAGGCTGCTTTCTGTCGGCGTGACGCTGTGCCTCTCCTTCGGGGTGTGCGGCGATGCAGCCGTGCTCCTCATGCCCACGTGGGCCGAGGCGGGCCTCTGCGCGGTCCTCTTGGGTGTGCTCCCAAACGGGGGGCTGATACGGCGGAACGAAGTGGCCCTCAGCACCCTGGACTGAGCGTCTTTGATGCTGTTCCTGTAGGCCCTGTTGAACGGTGTGTCCAGCTGCGAGCCGTGGGCATCCTGGATGTTGTCCTTCCACAGGACCTCCTTCTCCGGCTCCTCTCCCAGCTGGAACGTGCTTTTACTCCTTGGCAGCTGAGCCGTCCTTACTTGCACCTTGCTTTCAGGACACAGGCTGTAGCATTCGCTGGCTCTCGCCTGCTTCGCCGAAGCCACCATCTGCAGCTCCACGGGGCGCCAGTCGAGCTCTTCAAGCTTCCCGTTCCTGACGGAGGGGCTGGAGAGCCTGCCTGGCTCAGCGGGCAGGTGGCCGGGCTCGTGGAGCTTGCCCCGCGTGTCCTCCAGGCTGTTGAGAGAGGACCTGGTGCCCGAGGGCTGGCTCGCCCTGCTTGGCCCGTAGTGCTGGCCGAAGCTGGGCACGCCAGCGCTGGAGGGCCGGTGAGTGCTCTGCTCTCGCTGCTCAAACTTGCTGACCTTCTCCAGCACCGAGCAGCGGGGCTTGCTGGGGTCTGGTTTGCCGTAGGGAAAGCTTTGGGTGCTGCTAGAACTGAGCCGGCTCCTCCCAAAATCAGAGGCCTTTGGGTGCTGCGGCGAAGGGGGCTCTTCGCATTTGGGCTCAGCAGCATGGAATGGGGCTGTGCTCATGCCCCCCTCTTCCTGACTCCCAAAGGCCTGTGTGTTCATGTCACTCCACTGTCTGGGCCCCTGTTCCCTGTGATCCTTCTCCTCTTTACAGCTGCTGTTCAAGAAGGACAGTCTGGTGTTGCAGTAGCCCTCGCCTGGCTGCATCTCTCTTAGCTCGGAGCTGCTTTGCCTCCTGGAACTCTCTGGGATGTTCTGCAAGGAGGAGAAGCCATACTGCTTGGCCGTGCTGTGACCCCACTGGTGATGAGCAGCAGCGTCTCTCTCGTTTATCTGTGCATTACCATTTTTGTCCTCCTGGGATTCGGCCACCCAGTCCTCTTTGGGCTGGTAATGGGTTCTTCTCTCACCAGCATCCCTCAGCTGCGGCTGTGGAGCTTGAAAGCTGTGTTTGGGTAACAGCTCCTCCTTTCTCGATGTGGTCAGACAGACTTCTGGGCCAACCGAGCTAGAAGGTTTTTGCTGGAGAAGTTTTGCTGCAGCATCGTGCTTTTTCTCAGCAGCTAGGGACTGGTAGAAGACAGCTGATCTGTTTGTAGTGCTTTGGTTTCCATTCTCATCAAAGCCCAAGGTGCTGCTGGCTACAGCCTTTGAGACTGGAATGGGTGGCGAGTACCCGCTTTCTTTGGCCAGAGCTGGATAAAGCGTCCCGTTATTGCTTGCCGAAGGCTGGGGCACCTGGGCGTAGTGCGGCTCTGGGGAAGGTACCGGGTAGACACCAGTaggcagcaggggctgccctggctgggaGTAGCTCTGCTTGGGCTTCACGGTGGGGCTGCTCTCTGGGCTCTTCTCCACCACAGTGTGCAGAAGCCCTTCTGCAAAGGGGCTCTTCAGCCCCTGGGAGAGAGTGCTGACAAGCGGAGGCCACGTCCCTTTCGGCTGGCTTCGACTGGGCTTGCTCAGGTCAAGGCCAGCGCAGGAGCTGGGCCTCTCGTGGTGCCTGATGGCCGCGTAGCTGTCGCTGCGGGCGGGAGGCAAAGGGGGCCCCCTGGGGGACTGGTTCTGGCTGTCCGAGGAGCCCTGGGCTGGCTGTGCCCAGGAGGGAGCTGCGTTGTGCCGGCCGAAGCCGTGGAGCATGCCGCGGCCACGACCGTCCAGCGGGGCACGGGCCTCGCAGCTCGGGAGCAAGGCGGAGGACTTCACCTCGTACTCCTCGGAGATCCCTCGCTGGGCGTCGTAGACCGTCCTGACGTACCTGATGTCGGCTTGCCTCATCCCCTCCTGCGGGCCGCCGCGGGGGTGCACGCTGTCCGTGGAGCAGGAGTGCTCCTTGCCCAGCAGAGGAGCGGGATACTCAGGGATGCTGGAGTTGGTGGAAAAGGAGCTGTAGGCAGAGTCTCTCTTGCTGTGGAGGTGGGAGAGCTGGTCGATGCTGTTGGTGGATTTGGCCGGGGACAGGTGACAAGGGTAGTAGGCAGGGGAGGAGTGGTCCAAGCTCTCCATGCTGCCCCGGGAGCTGTACTGGTCGGGACTTCTCCTCAGATAGCCATGCTCGTAGCCAGAGAGATCGCTGGTTGAGGAGCTGAGGAAGAGCGAGAGCAGAGTAAAAACCCACTGTCAGCAGAGGAGAGGCACAACAACTTATAAGTGAGCTCAGAAGCAAGATGTTTAGTTTTGAGAAGTGCAGACGAAACCCCATATTTGGGCCGTACTCCATCCCCTGTTTGCAGTCATCCCAGTTCACCAAGAGGAACTACTTGACATTGCAACACATGGCTCTTATTTACCACAGAAGGGTGGGAGGGAAATGCAGACAGAAAGACAGCGCATCTCTGGAGCCAGGGAGGATCAACCCCACCCATCAGACCTATCCAAGGCACTTGGAAAGCTGAATGAGCGCCGCCGCcaccgaggaggaggaggagagcacGAGAGGCGTTCTGCGGGGAATctaatctctttctttttttcccatttcatttctttttatggAGATGAAGGCTATGCCCTGGCAGGCTTCCTGGAAATTCAGCTGTCCCAAGGATAGTTTGTCTGCTGTGAGAAAACTAAACTGACACGACAGAGAAGTGATGCGCGTGTTTGTGCGTGGAGGCAAGTGGGGGTGCAGCAACAGCAACAGGCTGAGGACGCCCCAGGAAGGCGTCACCGCCACCCAGCAGGTGCACGTGCGCCTGGAAAGGTCCTCAGCACGGGTACTGGAAGAGGACTTGTGGCCTCCAGAGATGTGTTCGTGAAGAAGGATATTCAGAGGTCCTTCTATCAGCTGGAAGAGAGCTCCCTGTGCAGGCCACGTTTCTCTTTACATCTCACATGGGgatattaaaaatgcatctgcagttTGCCCTTGCTAGTTTATCCTCCCAGATTTGAGCAAATGCCCTTGGACTGGCTTGAGGATTtcactttccttccttctgttcCCAGCTCCCCTCCCTTAGACAGAGCTTTCTCTAGTCCCTCGCAGCTACATTTGCAGACCTGGCagagggaaagaggagggagagggagagggagagggagagggagagggagagggagagggagagggagagggagagggagagggagagggagagggagagggagagggagagggagagggagagggagagggagagggagagggagagggaactTTGGCACGGGGAAAGGCAAAACTCAATTTCTGTGTGCTTTGCTTCATTGGGTTAAGACCCAAACCTGCTCCACGCAGTGGGGGATGCGCAGCAGGCCTGGGAATTGAGGAGCCAGCAAATGCATTTGGTAACAGCCCCTCGCTAACAAGTGTCTGCTGAAGAGCCTAAGGCTTGCTCCAGATCATATCCCAGCGCAGTCACTTCCACGCTGCTGGACTGACACCCCGAGCCCAAAGGACAGCAAGGAGAGGGCTGCCAGGGACAAGCAAAGGCAGAAGGAATCCTGCCTGCAAGGGGAAACAGCAGCATGTCCGCAGAGACACGCAGAGGAACACAGACACAGGCAGAAAACTGGCAAAACTCAGAATAAGGCCGGTTTCCTCCCTGAAATGCAGcactctcttttagtttaacaAAACTGATCTCCCTGGCAATGCCCGGCCCTGGCCAGCTGGCCACTAGATGTTCCCCGTGCTCCTCCTCAGGCACCCGGGAGACACGGCCCCTGCCAAAGgctgtgcaggagctggggtggGGAGCAAACCCCGCAGTGGGAAGCGAATGTGCTGCAGCACCATCTGTGCTGAAGAATCTAACGTGCTTTTTTTTCAGCCACTCCCTCACTTTTGTTACTgccctgttttattttccctccccCCTGCCAAGGCTCGGTCTCACCTGTACAAGAACCAGGGCTTAAATCCCAGTGGCTACAGGGAGTTTGCTGCTCCAGAAACGCTTCTGCCTTCCCAGGGAAAACCCTCCATGGGCAGAACTTAAACTCGTCCCCCTGAAGATGAGCCAGGGCTTATCATCAAGTGCATTTTGGGGCCGCTCAGGGGAGCTGAGGGGTATCGGGATCCGCAGAAAGCTTCCTGTCCTGACAGCGGGCTCCCATCTTGGCAGCAAGAGGGATTTTTCAAGCAATACACTGCCAAGCTGTTAATCACCTCACAGAGCACTCTAAGGAGGAGAACAAGGCCACTTTATCTGGGTACCCAAACAGGAACCAAAGCCTCCCTCTCTCCTATCCCACCCCTGGCTGTGTGTAAACCGTCCAGCTCTATGGAGGCAACTGGTAACATTTTTCTACCACATCTTTTATCCCCTTCCTTCACTCCTGTGCTCCAGATTTAAACCCCAATCTTGTAAGTGGTGCCATCACGACACATCCTTGGGCCCGACGCAGAGCCTCCCCGAAGCCAGCGTGACACTACAAATAAGGAAGGACACAGGACTCGGGGACTAATTGAGAAGCATGTGAGCTTTGGAGGTTGATTTCTACACCTGCGGGACAAACGTAAACCCAGGGCAAATGCTGCTAAACCAAAACCGCTTTACACCTCTGGCTACGCAGCGCAGGACCGGAGCCGTGCAGCGCTTACCTGGAGTGGTAGGACTGATGCCAAGGGGTGCCAAGCGTACCCTGAGATATTTGCATCATGCTGGGATCGGGCTGGTTCTCCGCAAGTTTGACTGAATGCCAGGAGTGAGGTCGGCCTGGAGTTTCACTCCGCCTGCATGAAAGCAGAAGGATTTTGCACATCAGCAACAGCCCAGCTCTTCCAGGGAAGATGAACGTGAAGTAACACCAACAGCCACATTTAAAATCGCTCGCGGTCACTTCTGCTTCactatatttttgtcttttccacGTGAATCAAGCAGGAACCACGTGCCGTTCCTGGTATTCACACAACCCGCTCCCCATCGTGTCTGCAGGGCAACAGGCGTGGGCAGACAAGGGGTTACCACCGAGCGGggccttcccctcctcctcccagccagGAGCTTTGCCCCTGGGCCACTCACAGGGAGCACCTTCCCGGCTGGCGGCCGCACGGGATGGCGACGGATGCTAAAGGGCCCCTTTGCTCCAAAGGTTCCCTCCGCTCTCAAGCAACGGCTGGCAAAGTCATCTAAAGAATCAAATACCGCGAGGGGGTGGGAGCCCTCACGGTGCTGTTTTGATCTCTCCTCAAGTGCTGCTAAAAACGCAGGAAGGGAGGTGAGGAGCAAGCGCCAGCTGTCCCCCGCAGCGCCCGAGCGGGCGCCGCTCGGCTGGCCCGCGCCGGGGAAAGCCAGCGGCAGCTCTCGGGAGGAAAACAACACCGACAACCTTATTTAAAGCACATAATGGTGCAATGGAAAGTCAAAGCAGGGGATTAGCGATCAGGTCCCTGAGCATGCCGCACAGACTCTCCTTCGCCCTGGCCTTTGGGCTTGGCCTTAATCCTCTCTCTGCTTCCCACAGGGAATCTCTCCCCCTGCTCTAGCGCTCGTCTCCGCAGTTTCTAACTCTTCCTGCGAGAACGAGGGGCAGCACCGCTCCTGTACAACGCCGAAGATCCACGTGTGACAGCCTGCAGGACAACCTCGACCACCTAGAAAGCATAAATGCAAGAAGAGGATGTGACACATCTCTAAAGTCTTTGTCTCACTGAAAATTCCACAGCACAGCATGTCCTGAGTAAAGCAGTAAAGAGATTAAAACGCCCTCTTGTCAATGTCAACCAGACACCTAAAGAGGACTCTCCCAGTACTGCCCAAGACTGTGGAAAGATATAGGAAGGCATACAAACTAAAAAACGATAGGGTCAAATCCTTCAGTGGCACAAGTTAACATGGGCACCAGCTGACGTTCTACAACACAGAAAAGCATTGGCAGAAAGTGAGAGGTAGAACCATTTCACCAGCAGGTTTTCCACAGGGGTTTCATCAGCAAAGGTCATTCACTCATCAGctaggagaaaaaagaaaagggcacATTTCTCCTTTTAACGCTTGTTGTGACAGGGTTGTCTCAACGAGAGCCGAGCGGGAGGGCGAGCTGACCCAGCAGCGTTCCGGCACTGCACGTGGAGGCGTGTGTAGAACAGAGCGCTTTGGGTACGACCCTCGCCCGGGGAGCCTGGACGCTGCCGGATGGGAAGCTGACAAACTGTTTGTTGGGAACAACCCACATCCTTGCCTTTTCCATTGCAGACACTGAAAGACTGCCTTTGTACCTTCGAGTAGTCCAATCCCCCAGCATTATTGTTTTGCTTGCGAAAGCACACTGAATGATCACAAGCAAAGCACATTATCCCTTGATTTGCTCAGTAAAAAGCTGCAAGGGAGCTGTGCAGCCAGTCTTTCGAGCCACGGGTATTTTAAACGCTTTTGGTTGTTATCCTTGTAATAATACCACACGTGGACAGTGAAGCTGTGAATTTCAGTCAGAAGACACGCTGTCCCAGCTCAGCGCGGGATAACCTTGCATTGTTTCCACACCTACCTGACCCTGCAAACGTGGATTAAGGGTAACCGAATCCGGGGCGAGCTTAAGCCAGGAGAGGAAGCGCTGGGTGCACACGATCGCCAGCTCGTGTTGCAGGTGAGCTGCGAGGAGGCGGCAGGATGGACGGACGGGGGGTCTGCGCACACGCGCACCcaaaggcagagaacagagggCTGGATCCTGTCCCCGCTGAATCGACCAAAGCACTGTCCCCGGGACGGAGCTCGGGGGGTGTAAAGAAAGGCACAGCCGGCGCTGTCTGTGCCTGCCTGTGGGCGCTGGGGAACGCGGACAAGTCCCTCGCTCCAGCCTTCGGGAACACCTGAAAATAGAACCTCGCTTCACACTGCTTCCTTCGGCTTAGTTTATGGTTATTATTGCTCAATTAGGCAGGACTGGAACTGGAGTGTAATGTGACAGTGAGCACCACGGTGGCTACAGGAGAACAGCTATCTCCTATTTCAGATCTGGGGGGAGCTGAACACGGTTAATCCGCCAATTTTGCAACAGCTTTTGATTACGCTTGCTTTACTGCAGAGCACAAAAAGCCATACAAACTAGTGCAAGACCAAACTCTTTTGGCAAGTAGGGCAGAACTGCCTTCGTAAGGCCCGAAACGTCAGATCCTGATTCACCCAGACCAACAGGCTGAGGGATAAAACTTGCAAATGCAGCAGCTAATTCCTGACTTAAGACAAATAAATCATCGTATCTTTAACTGGCACAAATTTGGTGTAGCTCAGTCATTT from the Columba livia isolate bColLiv1 breed racing homer chromosome 4, bColLiv1.pat.W.v2, whole genome shotgun sequence genome contains:
- the SHROOM3 gene encoding protein Shroom3 isoform X1; translation: MAGMETARFSEVCAPQLDGARAEFCWWHSPSAAVRGGRARYPANFCSGVLLVFCHRGHKSTRQCESVRLKVRTALGAEGRGGAPGCPSLHRQLAGLRLRAAPPAGHGRSSRGSGGGAGGGLPPRHLPGAGALARGCERRAAAGSWRRRRSRDTHAAEGCAGLSASPACVTADFPPSKTTWSGGVKLRLKTRRSETPGRPHSWHSVKLAENQPDPSMMQISQGTLGTPWHQSYHSSSSTSDLSGYEHGYLRRSPDQYSSRGSMESLDHSSPAYYPCHLSPAKSTNSIDQLSHLHSKRDSAYSSFSTNSSIPEYPAPLLGKEHSCSTDSVHPRGGPQEGMRQADIRYVRTVYDAQRGISEEYEVKSSALLPSCEARAPLDGRGRGMLHGFGRHNAAPSWAQPAQGSSDSQNQSPRGPPLPPARSDSYAAIRHHERPSSCAGLDLSKPSRSQPKGTWPPLVSTLSQGLKSPFAEGLLHTVVEKSPESSPTVKPKQSYSQPGQPLLPTGVYPVPSPEPHYAQVPQPSASNNGTLYPALAKESGYSPPIPVSKAVASSTLGFDENGNQSTTNRSAVFYQSLAAEKKHDAAAKLLQQKPSSSVGPEVCLTTSRKEELLPKHSFQAPQPQLRDAGERRTHYQPKEDWVAESQEDKNGNAQINERDAAAHHQWGHSTAKQYGFSSLQNIPESSRRQSSSELREMQPGEGYCNTRLSFLNSSCKEEKDHREQGPRQWSDMNTQAFGSQEEGGMSTAPFHAAEPKCEEPPSPQHPKASDFGRSRLSSSSTQSFPYGKPDPSKPRCSVLEKVSKFEQREQSTHRPSSAGVPSFGQHYGPSRASQPSGTRSSLNSLEDTRGKLHEPGHLPAEPGRLSSPSVRNGKLEELDWRPVELQMVASAKQARASECYSLCPESKVQVRTAQLPRSKSTFQLGEEPEKEVLWKDNIQDAHGSQLDTPFNRAYRNSIKDAQSRVLRATSFRRISPPFGSTPKRTAQRPASAHVGMRSTAASPHTPKERHSVTPTESSLSAMDYAKAQHILRIGGRRRLTAEQKKRSYSEPEKMNEVGISDGDQSPFSFQKKGLHFVFPENTVADRRKIFERDGKTSSTASISKPELKQLQQSALADYMQRKTGRRPSSQDVGLLRERSHSSYLQAGGPDSQSLSSASSMNSLQDQNLYRRRESLEQVCRTGRISSTLPPGLMGCFDVSGDEKKKGRKDSSVTSRLKTDRCRDSRAKAELSKGTQTDLLGAQGQPRCGKQEQGFERRSSTRKSGKSMSVEDLLDRYDNQKVPVHVRSRSSPTADKEHQDLLRRENSEFGPMVRDPFYVVSAGARSTTKKERSHSEKMAFTSYYPHPHRSSDIATGSATLTENHKLSELSRPDSRTSAFVPSPTEARSHYPEQKQGFKPLFLNLIPSGSSQSSLNTPTQTPSDFQTAGPRQHHAKRDAGPPEGSGNVQAQSFDAVQDRFPETPTEEMMWRRKAGPLHRSLPPKVVWAHLVKDNSYSRAVMPPPAAGLKFSQRWQSLPTHSSTSSDPDTPSPQGTTHLRISESALQLTPPALLQDDDDDEVFVMPSQPAPSISPLLPSHPPPALSSCPSASGEEEFPPLPPPAVLQESGAAGDKSARLTEEAAASSFQSFPKALAEREVTELGTSVGENSRSLSPPASKRTSSPSAVDKQHQLPAGSEGAQSSDRELTTPPEGNRSDPAVTGESETSSLDTGTPSAAPPATTKTKTPEDIKSEALAKEIIHKDKSLADILDPDSKMKTTMDLMEGLFPSGTSLLKENNMKRKMTQKKAGRTVTTEDTKEEKETPVTLVTCPAYYSVSAPKAELLNKIKDLPEEIGEEEELLDINEKKAELIGSLTHKLEILKEAKEGLLADIKMNNALGEEVELLISQLCKPNEFDKYKMFIGDLDKVVNLLLSLSGRLARVENVLSSLGENANSEERSSLNEKRKLLAGQHEDARELKENLDRRERVVLEILGNYFSEEQLQDYQHFVKMKSALLIEQRELDDKIKLGQEQLKCLMESLPTDFTPRDATAAAALAAALATSAGAGGKTPPAASSL